One genomic window of Williamwhitmania taraxaci includes the following:
- a CDS encoding C-GCAxxG-C-C family protein, with amino-acid sequence MNNPKALLAIENFENGMNCAQSVISVFANDHGLDLSVALKLTSTLGGGIGRKQEICGAINAGVLGLMYGNQSPNDKESKEQTSVLAQQFLTKMEKEFGGLTCRHVLGASLETPYDREKVGEQNLTKIRCNPCIARVVSILGQLEESKTSSIRQNK; translated from the coding sequence CAAGGCATTACTTGCCATCGAAAATTTCGAAAATGGCATGAACTGTGCACAATCGGTAATTTCTGTTTTTGCAAACGACCATGGCCTCGATCTATCTGTAGCCTTAAAGTTAACCTCAACCCTAGGCGGGGGAATAGGGCGCAAACAAGAAATTTGTGGCGCAATCAATGCAGGAGTGTTAGGATTAATGTATGGAAACCAATCACCCAACGACAAAGAATCAAAAGAGCAAACTAGCGTCTTAGCCCAACAATTTCTCACCAAAATGGAAAAAGAATTTGGAGGGCTAACCTGTCGACATGTGCTTGGAGCTTCGCTCGAAACGCCATACGACAGGGAAAAAGTAGGAGAACAAAACCTCACAAAAATTCGATGCAATCCTTGCATAGCGAGAGTAGTTTCGATACTAGGGCAACTGGAGGAGAGCAAAACCAGTAGCATTAGACAAAACAAGTGA
- a CDS encoding cysteine hydrolase family protein: protein MRKKLTLLIAAILLSLVGFSQEKPKTEVLLLIDIQDFYFPGGKSALVQPIPAAKNAELILEKFRKANKPVIHIKHKVESGGNIYYLVKPVEDERVITKTDVSSFKGTDLERLLIELNAGKIVICGMQTHMCVEAAVRTAADKGYEVFLVEDACATKDLVYNGIKIKAKQVQASTLATLKNYATIVTTKKYLDQK from the coding sequence ATGAGAAAAAAACTGACTCTTCTGATCGCGGCGATACTGCTATCGCTCGTCGGATTTTCGCAAGAAAAACCGAAAACAGAAGTTTTGCTCCTAATCGACATTCAAGATTTTTACTTTCCTGGAGGAAAAAGTGCATTAGTTCAGCCGATTCCAGCTGCAAAAAACGCTGAACTAATCCTAGAAAAGTTCAGAAAAGCAAACAAACCCGTAATCCATATCAAGCACAAGGTTGAATCTGGAGGTAACATATACTACCTAGTAAAACCTGTTGAAGACGAAAGGGTAATAACGAAAACAGATGTTAGCAGCTTTAAGGGAACCGATCTTGAACGGTTGCTTATTGAACTAAATGCTGGAAAGATTGTAATTTGCGGCATGCAAACCCATATGTGTGTGGAGGCGGCAGTAAGAACGGCGGCAGATAAAGGGTATGAAGTATTTCTGGTTGAAGATGCATGTGCAACAAAGGATCTCGTCTATAATGGAATAAAAATTAAAGCGAAGCAGGTCCAAGCATCCACCCTCGCCACACTTAAAAACTATGCTACGATAGTTACAACAAAGAAATATCTAGATCAGAAATAA